The proteins below are encoded in one region of Homo sapiens chromosome 8, GRCh38.p14 Primary Assembly:
- the ZNF696 gene encoding zinc finger protein 696 — translation MEPGGEPTGAKESSTLMESLAAVKAAFLAQAPSGSRSAEVQAAQSTEPAAEAGAPEGEGHRGGPPRALGSLGLCENQEARERPGGSPRGPVTSEKTGGQSGLESDVPPNAGPGAEGGGSWKGRPFPCGACGRSFKCSSDAAKHRSIHSGEKPYECSDCGKAFIHSSHVVRHQRAHSGERPYACAECGKAFGQSFNLLRHQRVHTGEKPYACADCGKAFGQRSDAAKHRRTHTGERLYACGECGKRFLHSSNVVRHRRTHHGENPYECRECGQAFSQSSNLLQHQRVHTGERPFACQDCGRAFSRSSFLREHRRIHTGEKPHQCGHCGRAFRALSGFFRHQRLHTGEKPFRCTECGRAFRLSFHLIQHRRVHGAE, via the exons ATGGAGCCAGGAGGAGAGCCCACAGGTGCTAAAGAGAGCAGTACCCTGATGGAGTCCCTTGCAG CTGTGAAGGCTGCTTTCCTGGCGCAGGCCCCGAGTGGCAGCCGGTCAGCCGAGGTGCAGGCAGCTCAGAGCACGGAGCCTGCCGCAGAGGCAGGCGCTCCCGAGGGAGAGGGCCACAGAGGGGGGCCTCCCCGGGCGTTGGGGTCTCTTGGCCTTTGTGAAAACCAGGAAGCCAGAGAGAGGCCCGGAGGTTCCCCTCGAGGCCCGGTCACTTCTGAGAAAACTGGAGGACAGAGTGGCCTCGAGTCAGACGTCCCTCCGAACGCAGGCCCCGGCGCAGAGGGCGGGGGCAGCTGGAAGGGGCGGCCTTTCCCGTGCGGCGCCTGTGGCCGCAGCTTCAAGTGCTCCTCGGACGCGGCAAAGCACCGGAGCATCCACTCGGGGGAGAAACCGTACGAGTGCAGCGACTGCGGGAAGGCCTTCATCCACAGCTCGCACGTGGTCCGGCACCAGCGGGCGCACAGCGGGGAGAGGCCCTACGCGTGCGCCGAGTGCGGCAAGGCCTTCGGCCAGAGCTTCAACCTCCTCCGGCACCAGCGCGTGCACACGGGCGAGAAGCCCTACGCGTGCGCCGACTGCGGCAAGGCCTTCGGCCAGAGGTCGGACGCCGCCAAGCACCGCCGCACCCACACCGGGGAGAGGCTGTACGCGTGCGGCGAGTGCGGGAAGCGCTTCCTGCACAGCTCGAACGTGGTCCGGCACCGGCGGACCCACCACGGGGAGAACCCGTACGAGTGCCGGGAGTGCGGCCAGGCCTTCAGCCAGAGCTCCAACCTCCTCCAGCACCAGCGCGTGCACACGGGGGAGCGGCCCTTCGCCTGCCAGGACTGCGGCCGCGCCTTCAGCCGCAGCTCCTTCCTCCGCGAGCACCGCCGCATCCACACCGGGGAGAAGCCCCACCAGTGCGGCCACTGCGGGCGCGCGTTCCGGGCGCTGTCGGGCTTCTTCCGGCACCAGCGACTCCACACGGGCGAGAAGCCGTTCCGCTGCACCGAGTGCGGCCGCGCCTTCCGCCTGAGCTTCCACCTCATCCAGCACCGGCGGGTGCATGGCGCCGAGTGA